In Sphaeramia orbicularis chromosome 15, fSphaOr1.1, whole genome shotgun sequence, a single genomic region encodes these proteins:
- the LOC115434060 gene encoding 2-aminoethanethiol dioxygenase-like — MRPGDRTMSSLVQRIARQALVTFRSPEPGKSFVENHGKLKSLMTEVRAADLKLVPRRADDSPAGGAPPPHRHRGAPPVTYMHICETDHFSMGVFLLKSGASIPLHDHPGMHGVLKVLYGTVRISCFDRPDPPPAAPPSAHPGALRRSVLRSTGEYTEDSGPCVLSPDRDNLHQIDAVDGPTAFMDILAPPYDPDDGRDCHYYRVLTEAEAEPDRTERTDQEVWLMEISQPAEFWCGGEPYPGPEVCL; from the coding sequence ATGAGACCCGGTGACCGCACCATGAGCTCCCTCGTCCAGAGAATAGCCCGGCAGGCTTTGGTCACgttccggagcccggagcccgggaaGTCTTTCGTGGAGAACCACGGCAAACTGAAGAGCCTGATGACGGAAGTGCGCGCGGCGGACCTGAAGCTGGTCCCGCGCAGAGCAGACGACAGCCCGGCCGGCGGAGCCCCCCCCCCGCACCGGCACCGCGGCGCCCCCCCGGTCACCTACATGCACATCTGCGAGACGGACCACTTCAGCATGGGGGTGTTCCTGCTGAAGAGCGGAGCCTCCATCCCGCTGCACGACCACCCGGGCATGCACGGGGTCCTCAAAGTCCTGTACGGAACCGTCCGGATCAGCTGCTTCGACCGCCCGGACCCTCCGCCCGCCGCGCCGCCCTCGGCCCACCCCGGCGCGCTGCGGCGGTCGGTGCTCCGCTCCACCGGGGAGTACACGGAGGACAGCGGCCCCTGCGTCCTGTCCCCGGACCGGGACAACCTGCACCAGATCGACGCCGTGGACGGACCCACGGCGTTCATGGACATCCTGGCCCCCCCGTACGACCCGGACGACGGCAGGGACTGTCACTACTACCGGGTTCTGACGGAGGCGGAGGCCGAACCGGACCGCACGGAGCGCACGGACCAGGAGGTCTGGCTCATGGAGATCTCACAGCCCGCAGAGTTCTGGTGCGGAGGGGAGCCGTACCCGGGCCCGGAGGTCTGCCTCTGA